One genomic region from Evansella sp. LMS18 encodes:
- a CDS encoding peptidoglycan-binding protein yields the protein MIKNLIIIFSAIFLFITLPSTAEADNIVLERGVQHENVITLKNNLNELGFPVTMNAPENYGPATEQAVRDLQKYYGVSVNGKADENTLAKMDEILSSPLRRGEFNSQTEELKNNLNTLGFSVTMNSPKSFGPATEQALRDFQEHYGLRVNGIGDEVTLAKINELLLPQTFKRGDNHEQIANLKNNLNTLGFPVTMNAPSNFGPATESAVRDFQNYYGLNVTGEAGADTLSKIEEILSSPLSRGQNNSQTEQLKNNLNTLGFSVTMNSPGSFGPATEQAVRDFQGHYELRVNGIGDEVTLAKIEQLLSEQPQIFRQGDNHEEVIDLKNNLNTLGFPVSMNYPDSFGPATASAVRDFQSYYGLNVTGEAGPETFNKIEEILSSPLRRGQSNSQTEVLKNNLNTLGFSVTMYTPQSYGPSTEQAVRDFQDHYGLRVSGIGDVVTLAKIEELLSLTFTQGVVTANSSLNVRSGPGTSHSAIGSLSRGATVEIRGTERNGWLSIDYNGRTGYVSGQYISLNVPSSGALRGKVIMLDPGHGDQDSGAVAGGMREKELVLDISLRAQRLLENQGATVIMTRSTDVFLTLSQRASLANNSNADVFVSVHANAFNGSANGTETFWNSRYQAANSEKLAHTLQNATVQKMGTNYRRVDQANYTVISSTRIPSALLEVGFMDHSGDAAKLRQSSYRDRSAEAIVEGLINYFR from the coding sequence GTGATTAAAAATTTAATAATTATATTTTCAGCTATATTTTTATTTATTACACTTCCAAGTACTGCTGAAGCTGATAACATTGTTCTGGAGCGCGGGGTACAACATGAAAATGTTATTACCCTCAAAAATAATTTAAACGAACTAGGTTTTCCGGTTACAATGAATGCTCCGGAAAATTATGGTCCGGCTACTGAACAGGCTGTCAGAGATCTTCAAAAGTATTATGGGGTAAGTGTAAATGGAAAGGCCGACGAAAACACGTTAGCTAAGATGGACGAAATTTTATCCAGTCCTCTTCGCCGGGGAGAGTTTAATAGTCAGACAGAAGAGCTAAAAAACAACCTTAATACACTAGGATTCTCTGTAACTATGAACTCGCCTAAAAGCTTCGGACCAGCTACTGAACAAGCTCTCAGAGATTTTCAGGAGCATTATGGGCTTAGGGTTAATGGGATTGGGGACGAAGTAACACTGGCAAAGATAAACGAATTGTTATTACCTCAAACCTTTAAACGAGGGGATAATCATGAACAAATTGCCAATTTGAAGAACAACCTCAACACTCTTGGTTTTCCTGTTACGATGAATGCCCCTAGTAATTTTGGTCCAGCTACAGAAAGTGCTGTTAGAGACTTCCAGAATTATTACGGTTTGAATGTAACTGGGGAAGCCGGAGCAGATACTCTCAGTAAAATTGAGGAAATCCTCTCCAGTCCCCTGAGCAGAGGACAAAATAACAGCCAGACTGAGCAGCTCAAGAATAACCTTAATACATTAGGGTTCTCTGTAACTATGAACTCTCCTGGAAGCTTTGGTCCTGCTACAGAGCAGGCTGTGAGAGATTTCCAGGGACATTATGAGCTAAGAGTTAACGGCATTGGTGACGAAGTAACACTGGCAAAAATTGAGCAGCTTCTATCGGAACAGCCTCAAATCTTCAGGCAAGGAGACAACCATGAAGAGGTTATTGATCTTAAAAATAACCTTAATACTCTAGGTTTTCCTGTTTCTATGAACTATCCCGATAGTTTTGGTCCAGCGACGGCAAGCGCCGTAAGAGATTTCCAAAGCTATTACGGACTAAACGTAACTGGGGAAGCTGGACCGGAAACCTTTAATAAAATCGAAGAGATTTTATCCAGCCCACTTCGCAGAGGACAGAGTAACAGCCAGACGGAAGTGCTGAAAAATAACCTGAACACTCTGGGCTTTTCAGTAACCATGTATACTCCGCAAAGCTACGGGCCTTCTACAGAGCAGGCTGTACGTGACTTTCAGGATCATTACGGGCTTAGAGTAAGCGGTATTGGCGATGTAGTAACACTGGCAAAGATTGAGGAACTACTAAGTCTTACTTTCACGCAAGGAGTCGTGACGGCAAATTCTAGTTTGAATGTCCGCAGCGGACCAGGGACAAGTCATAGTGCAATTGGTTCTCTGTCTCGCGGGGCGACTGTCGAGATTAGGGGAACAGAAAGAAACGGCTGGCTGAGCATCGACTATAATGGTCGTACCGGCTACGTTTCAGGACAGTATATCAGTCTGAATGTCCCTTCTTCCGGAGCTCTCAGAGGCAAAGTAATTATGCTTGATCCAGGACATGGAGATCAGGATTCAGGTGCTGTTGCCGGCGGAATGCGGGAAAAGGAACTAGTTCTGGATATTTCCTTAAGAGCGCAGCGTCTTTTGGAAAACCAGGGTGCTACTGTTATTATGACAAGATCTACAGATGTATTCTTAACACTTAGCCAGCGTGCTTCGCTAGCCAACAACTCGAATGCAGATGTATTTGTCAGTGTCCATGCTAATGCCTTTAATGGTAGTGCAAATGGAACTGAAACATTCTGGAACAGCCGTTACCAGGCCGCAAACAGTGAGAAGCTTGCACATACTCTGCAAAATGCAACTGTACAGAAAATGGGTACTAATTACCGCAGAGTTGACCAGGCAAATTACACTGTAATTTCCTCAACAAGAATCCCGAGCGCATTATTAGAAGTCGGTTTTATGGACCACTCTGGTGATGCAGCTAAGCTTAGACAAAGCTCTTACCGAGACAGATCTGCGGAAGCTATTGTAGAAGGTTTGATTAATTATTTCAGATAA
- a CDS encoding ABC transporter ATP-binding protein, with product MSLTENKTENKSSREVVLHAKNLGVSFHSGYRTDDYKSHVINFFKKDKEREESKITWPLKNLDFKGYKGEILGIIGSNGAGKTTLCKLISGILRPDEGAIEVDGRVSALFSLGMGFNKELTGRENVYLNGMMLGIEKNKINEFIDDIQEFSGLGDFIDRPMKYYSSGMKARLGFSVAAHLEPEILILDEALNTGDIGFGRKAAGKMKDLVSKAKMVILVTHSLRYAKKNCDRLIWLDKGVIREVGDPKEVVEKYKASVPKTERKAKKKLEIAKTEQDIKDRTVVKADNMGVSFNMKKETFWALKNISFEIKEGEVIGIIGHNGAGKSTLCKVMTKILAPDKGNIELNGETSSLLGYGTGFNAQLSGRDNIFLNGMLLGIPKERIEEDYEKIIEFSGLKKAIDKPVKNYSSGMQARLGFSIAATLQPDIFIIDEALSTGDMAFKQKASERIQEMMGQAKAVIIVSHSMSFVEKICTRVLWVDKGEIFFDGDPEEAVTRYKEKYDNDKKSKSKKGKASDQKSKGRSKISSSKEKKTSEDKNEASENALNKTSNE from the coding sequence ATGTCATTAACTGAAAATAAAACTGAAAATAAAAGCTCCAGAGAGGTTGTGCTTCATGCTAAAAACCTGGGGGTTTCTTTCCATTCCGGTTATCGGACAGACGATTATAAATCTCATGTTATTAACTTCTTCAAGAAAGATAAAGAACGTGAAGAGAGCAAAATAACATGGCCTTTAAAAAATCTTGACTTCAAGGGGTATAAAGGTGAAATCCTTGGAATCATTGGTTCAAATGGGGCTGGAAAAACAACCTTATGTAAATTGATCTCCGGAATTTTACGCCCTGATGAGGGTGCAATTGAAGTGGATGGAAGAGTTTCCGCTCTTTTTTCCTTAGGTATGGGGTTCAATAAAGAACTGACTGGCCGGGAAAATGTCTATTTAAATGGTATGATGCTTGGAATTGAAAAAAATAAAATTAATGAATTTATAGATGATATACAGGAGTTTTCCGGTCTGGGAGATTTTATCGACAGACCAATGAAATATTATTCAAGCGGTATGAAAGCAAGGCTTGGCTTTAGTGTGGCAGCACACCTTGAGCCTGAAATCCTTATCCTCGACGAAGCGCTTAATACTGGGGATATTGGATTTGGGCGTAAAGCTGCCGGCAAAATGAAAGACTTGGTGTCAAAAGCTAAGATGGTGATTCTGGTAACCCATAGTCTTCGTTATGCAAAGAAAAACTGCGACAGGCTGATTTGGCTTGATAAAGGGGTTATCCGAGAAGTAGGCGACCCAAAAGAAGTAGTTGAGAAATATAAAGCCTCAGTTCCAAAAACAGAACGAAAGGCAAAGAAAAAGTTAGAAATCGCAAAAACAGAGCAGGATATAAAAGACAGGACTGTGGTCAAGGCAGATAATATGGGAGTTTCGTTTAATATGAAAAAAGAAACTTTCTGGGCCCTTAAAAATATCAGCTTCGAAATTAAAGAAGGTGAAGTAATTGGTATTATCGGCCATAATGGAGCGGGGAAGAGTACTCTCTGTAAAGTAATGACCAAAATCCTTGCACCAGATAAAGGAAATATAGAGCTTAATGGAGAGACCAGTTCTCTGCTTGGCTATGGGACAGGCTTTAACGCACAGTTGTCCGGAAGAGACAATATATTCTTAAATGGAATGTTGCTTGGGATTCCTAAAGAAAGAATTGAAGAGGATTATGAGAAAATCATCGAGTTCTCCGGTTTGAAAAAAGCAATTGACAAACCTGTGAAGAATTATTCAAGCGGGATGCAGGCAAGACTTGGGTTCAGCATTGCCGCAACATTACAGCCGGATATTTTCATTATTGATGAAGCCCTATCGACAGGGGATATGGCTTTTAAACAAAAAGCCAGTGAGAGAATCCAGGAAATGATGGGACAAGCTAAAGCGGTCATTATTGTATCTCACAGTATGAGCTTTGTAGAAAAAATTTGCACACGAGTCCTTTGGGTTGATAAAGGTGAAATTTTTTTTGATGGGGATCCTGAAGAAGCAGTAACACGGTATAAGGAAAAGTATGATAACGATAAAAAAAGTAAATCGAAAAAAGGTAAAGCCTCTGATCAGAAATCAAAAGGACGCAGTAAGATAAGTTCTTCAAAGGAAAAAAAGACTTCTGAGGATAAAAACGAGGCAAGCGAAAACGCTTTAAATAAAACAAGTAATGAATAG
- a CDS encoding ABC transporter permease encodes MRDYINEMLKRKDLLIYLVKSGLKAEHRNSYLGYFWWLLDPLLNVVVYYFLISMVLGRGGENFAVFLVIGLVGWRWMNTTVNTSARAIMKYSSIINQVYLPKSIFPLSMSFTQAYNFVFGLVVVALFLIISGVMPGWQIVYLPFIILVQLLFLLAISLFVAYICVFVRDIDNILSHILRIFFYASPIIWEGGRLPEEYRWIVEINPVAIIIDSYRAVLMWQTNPQFTGLIIIGVTSLISIIALIYYYSRNEHKIIKAL; translated from the coding sequence ATGCGTGATTATATTAATGAAATGTTAAAAAGGAAAGACCTTTTAATATATCTGGTAAAATCCGGGCTAAAGGCGGAACACAGGAACAGCTATTTAGGTTACTTTTGGTGGCTGCTGGACCCGCTCCTTAACGTTGTAGTGTATTATTTCCTGATTAGTATGGTATTAGGAAGAGGCGGCGAAAACTTTGCTGTCTTCCTTGTTATAGGTTTAGTAGGCTGGCGCTGGATGAACACGACGGTTAATACTTCGGCAAGAGCAATTATGAAATATTCCTCAATTATTAATCAGGTGTATTTGCCGAAATCTATATTTCCACTTTCCATGTCTTTTACCCAGGCATATAACTTTGTGTTTGGTCTGGTGGTTGTAGCGCTATTTCTAATAATTTCTGGTGTAATGCCAGGATGGCAAATTGTATACCTGCCTTTTATAATTCTTGTACAATTACTATTTCTGCTGGCAATAAGTTTGTTTGTTGCATATATTTGTGTTTTTGTACGGGATATTGATAATATCCTTAGTCATATTTTACGTATATTTTTCTATGCCTCTCCGATTATTTGGGAAGGTGGCAGGTTACCTGAAGAATACAGATGGATCGTTGAAATTAACCCTGTAGCAATAATTATTGATTCTTACAGAGCAGTTCTTATGTGGCAAACTAACCCTCAATTTACTGGATTGATTATTATTGGGGTTACTTCGCTCATAAGTATTATTGCTCTTATATATTATTACAGCCGAAACGAGCACAAAATTATTAAAGCACTTTAA
- a CDS encoding glycosyltransferase family A protein, translating into MLKGLVKKSSNVLERSALKLIGPKQREMIKNSLTDRQKHFIKKFMFAGKWQRREIKEVKHRLYNLGFTKRGYKDLQAMAEKKDEPYLNRLAFWELALWHANQYNKADAQKALKYLSEALIEEKDPVKLRQAAIMKAESLEILGEADRAKEAISRKLASEHHPDLYLAASNLEKTMSERLQWVNKMYSYYNLAGISLEETEVDKPAYDRLVVKKEQVTADREQASINPKVTVIMPVYNAEDVIDTSLSSVLAQTWTNLEVLVVDDCSKDNTVEVVETYVNKDPRVRLLKAEKNGGAYMARNLALKEATGEFVTIHDADDWSHPQKMEIQVRHLIDHPDIKGNTSQQARATNDLKFYRRGKPGIYIFSNMSSFMFRRKEVMKELGYWDSVRFAADSEFIRRIKKVFGEKSVTEVPTGPLSFQRQTETSLTGNSAFGYHGYKMGARREYEEGHDYFHAISENLYYDFPQTKRPFSAPEPMWPNKEEKTEGYRTFDVILGADFRTDAEKVIRHIEKIKASKGEKFRIGLIQLSEYTVSPDKKTDSGIRGRLEGTVQTIVYGEKVRCEYLLILNTAALNEWQKYIPEIDADEIHVLVNKLPGDEVQYNIAQCHIHLQEYFGKPGIWFPVTSEIRKELTKKCAAEIREVNIAEKEWQLEEINGEQK; encoded by the coding sequence ATGCTAAAAGGTTTAGTGAAAAAGTCTTCAAATGTACTAGAACGCTCTGCTCTTAAATTAATTGGCCCCAAGCAAAGGGAAATGATAAAGAACAGCTTAACAGACAGGCAAAAGCATTTTATCAAAAAGTTTATGTTCGCAGGGAAATGGCAGAGACGAGAGATTAAAGAAGTCAAACACCGCCTTTATAATCTTGGATTTACAAAGCGGGGATACAAAGACTTGCAGGCGATGGCTGAAAAAAAGGATGAACCATACCTTAACAGGCTTGCATTCTGGGAATTAGCACTCTGGCATGCGAATCAGTATAACAAAGCAGATGCACAGAAAGCGCTGAAGTACTTGTCAGAGGCGTTAATTGAGGAAAAAGATCCGGTGAAGCTCCGTCAGGCCGCAATAATGAAAGCAGAAAGCCTTGAAATTCTCGGGGAAGCGGATCGTGCTAAAGAAGCCATTTCCCGAAAGCTGGCATCTGAACATCATCCTGATTTATATCTCGCTGCTTCTAACCTGGAAAAAACCATGTCTGAGAGATTACAGTGGGTTAACAAAATGTACAGCTATTATAATCTCGCTGGTATCTCTCTTGAAGAAACAGAAGTGGATAAACCTGCTTATGACCGGCTGGTTGTGAAGAAGGAGCAAGTTACAGCAGATCGGGAACAGGCTAGTATTAACCCGAAAGTCACTGTCATTATGCCGGTGTATAATGCGGAAGACGTGATAGACACCTCTCTGAGTTCTGTACTTGCTCAGACCTGGACGAACCTTGAAGTACTTGTAGTAGATGACTGCAGTAAAGATAACACAGTAGAAGTTGTTGAAACTTATGTAAACAAGGATCCGAGGGTCCGCCTTTTAAAAGCTGAAAAAAATGGCGGCGCTTATATGGCCAGAAACCTTGCGCTAAAAGAGGCGACAGGAGAATTCGTAACAATTCATGATGCTGATGACTGGTCCCACCCGCAAAAGATGGAAATACAAGTACGTCACCTGATAGATCACCCTGATATTAAGGGGAACACCTCACAGCAAGCCAGAGCAACAAATGACCTGAAATTTTACAGAAGGGGTAAACCAGGAATCTATATCTTCAGCAATATGTCTTCTTTTATGTTCCGGAGAAAAGAGGTTATGAAAGAACTTGGATACTGGGATAGTGTACGTTTTGCCGCTGACTCGGAATTTATCCGCCGGATTAAGAAAGTATTTGGAGAAAAATCGGTGACTGAAGTCCCAACTGGTCCCCTCTCTTTCCAAAGGCAGACAGAAACTTCTCTGACCGGTAACTCTGCCTTTGGGTATCATGGATATAAAATGGGCGCCAGAAGAGAGTACGAGGAAGGGCATGATTACTTCCACGCTATATCGGAAAATCTTTATTATGATTTTCCTCAAACAAAACGGCCGTTCTCAGCACCTGAGCCAATGTGGCCAAATAAGGAAGAAAAAACAGAGGGCTATCGCACTTTTGACGTAATTCTGGGAGCAGATTTTCGGACAGATGCTGAAAAAGTAATCCGCCATATAGAAAAAATAAAGGCTTCTAAAGGGGAAAAGTTTCGTATAGGTCTTATCCAATTATCCGAATACACTGTCAGCCCGGATAAAAAAACCGACTCTGGAATCAGGGGACGGTTGGAGGGTACAGTTCAGACGATTGTTTATGGAGAGAAAGTGCGTTGTGAGTATTTGCTGATATTAAACACCGCAGCACTTAATGAGTGGCAGAAATATATTCCTGAAATAGATGCAGACGAAATTCACGTTCTAGTTAATAAACTCCCTGGCGATGAGGTTCAATACAATATAGCCCAATGCCATATACACTTACAGGAGTATTTCGGAAAACCGGGCATATGGTTCCCTGTAACTTCGGAAATAAGAAAAGAACTGACAAAGAAGTGTGCTGCAGAAATAAGGGAAGTAAATATAGCAGAAAAGGAATGGCAACTGGAGGAGATTAATGGTGAACAAAAATGA
- a CDS encoding glycosyltransferase yields MKKIKVMFFIYQMGAGGAARTLLNIINNLDRNKFSPVLVTLNFDGSYEKELKEDVEFIKLDSRRLSRSVWSLAKIIRTRKVDLVFSTIPRVNTIAILASKLSFTRVKTVIREADNLGGTFKTNIQLFGFGLIYKLSDQIVSLSEGVKENLVKRYKIKPKDIEVIYNPVDLERINQNMTEGGIPDNHKELFSSSEKVVITAGRLVEQKDQKTLLEAFSRVTEKISSRLVILGEGPLENKLKQEAEELNIRDRVHFIGFQSNPYIYFKHADLFVLSSVHEGFSHVIAEALASGTPVVSTNCKSGPEEVLDKGEYGLLCEVGNAEEMGDKMLQVLTADRGKTSEIINKGYDRASHFDAKKIVRQYERVFAATLKEK; encoded by the coding sequence ATGAAAAAAATAAAAGTTATGTTTTTCATCTACCAAATGGGAGCCGGAGGGGCTGCGAGAACTTTACTGAACATCATTAATAATCTGGACCGAAATAAGTTCTCACCAGTTCTGGTTACACTAAATTTTGACGGTTCTTACGAAAAAGAGTTAAAAGAAGATGTGGAATTTATTAAATTGGATTCAAGAAGACTCAGCCGTTCTGTATGGAGTCTTGCAAAGATTATCAGAACCAGGAAAGTGGACTTAGTTTTTAGTACAATACCGAGGGTAAATACGATAGCCATCCTTGCATCAAAATTATCATTTACAAGGGTAAAAACAGTAATCAGAGAAGCGGATAACTTAGGGGGAACCTTCAAAACTAATATACAGCTATTTGGATTTGGGCTTATTTACAAATTATCGGATCAAATTGTCTCCTTATCAGAAGGCGTTAAAGAAAACCTGGTTAAAAGGTATAAAATTAAGCCGAAAGATATTGAAGTGATTTATAATCCGGTTGATCTTGAGCGAATCAACCAGAATATGACTGAAGGGGGAATCCCGGACAACCATAAGGAATTATTTAGTTCTTCGGAAAAAGTAGTGATTACAGCTGGCAGATTAGTAGAACAAAAAGACCAGAAAACACTTTTAGAAGCATTCTCAAGAGTAACTGAAAAAATCAGCAGCCGGCTGGTGATTCTGGGGGAAGGCCCCCTGGAAAACAAATTGAAACAAGAAGCAGAAGAATTGAATATTCGTGACCGAGTGCATTTTATCGGATTCCAAAGTAACCCATACATCTATTTTAAGCATGCAGACTTGTTTGTTCTTTCTTCTGTTCATGAAGGATTCAGCCATGTGATTGCAGAAGCACTGGCCTCCGGTACTCCCGTTGTTTCCACTAACTGCAAGTCAGGTCCTGAGGAAGTATTAGATAAAGGTGAGTATGGTCTGCTCTGTGAAGTTGGGAATGCGGAGGAGATGGGGGATAAAATGCTTCAGGTTTTGACGGCGGATAGAGGGAAAACAAGTGAAATTATTAACAAGGGTTATGACAGAGCCAGCCATTTCGATGCGAAAAAGATTGTAAGGCAATACGAAAGAGTATTTGCAGCCACATTGAAAGAAAAGTGA
- a CDS encoding glycosyltransferase → MNNTRKVVHITTVHHPLDPRIYYKQCQSLQKAGYNVTLIAPSSSDLKGENTVPVITLKKYKNRFISMVLSPLEAYKKAKQLNADYYHFHDPELLPAAWLLKKRYNTVVYDIHEDYETGIVTRDYLTKPLRVVISKIYKLTEKLFSKNMKLVLAEKYYKEKYPTGTCILNYPLLNEKLINREWVPGDTENKLLYTGNVTTDRGALTHAALPAIDENISVYFYGRCPEWLAEQMLEKAGEKRKQLYIEGINRYVPKEEIDDSYISEKWLAGLALFPPSEHYKKKELTKFFEYMTAGIPIICSDFRVWKNFIEKYHCGIAVDPYNEEEIRAAINYLKSNPAEAKKMGENGRKAVQEELNWGKEEEKLIRLYQELQPGTPLI, encoded by the coding sequence GTGAATAACACCAGAAAAGTAGTGCATATTACGACTGTTCACCATCCATTAGACCCAAGGATATATTATAAACAATGTCAATCACTGCAAAAAGCAGGGTACAATGTAACATTAATAGCCCCTTCGTCGTCTGATTTAAAAGGGGAGAATACTGTCCCTGTTATTACCTTAAAAAAATACAAAAACAGATTTATAAGTATGGTACTATCTCCGCTTGAAGCATACAAAAAGGCAAAACAGTTAAACGCAGATTATTACCATTTTCATGATCCAGAGCTATTACCTGCTGCCTGGCTTCTGAAGAAAAGATACAATACAGTAGTTTACGACATTCATGAAGACTATGAAACAGGAATAGTAACAAGGGATTATTTAACAAAGCCCTTAAGGGTGGTCATCAGTAAAATATATAAGCTCACTGAAAAGCTCTTTTCAAAGAATATGAAATTGGTACTTGCGGAAAAATACTACAAAGAAAAATATCCAACAGGCACTTGTATATTAAATTATCCTTTACTAAACGAAAAACTTATAAATAGAGAGTGGGTTCCTGGCGATACAGAAAACAAGCTTTTGTATACAGGTAATGTAACAACGGACAGAGGTGCTCTTACTCATGCCGCGCTGCCTGCAATCGATGAGAATATTTCCGTATATTTTTACGGCAGATGCCCTGAATGGCTTGCGGAACAAATGCTGGAAAAGGCCGGTGAGAAGAGAAAGCAGCTTTATATTGAAGGTATAAACCGCTATGTACCTAAAGAGGAAATTGATGACAGCTATATTAGTGAGAAATGGTTAGCTGGGCTGGCGCTGTTTCCTCCCTCAGAGCATTATAAAAAGAAAGAGCTGACAAAATTCTTCGAGTATATGACAGCAGGAATTCCCATTATATGCTCAGATTTCAGAGTATGGAAGAATTTTATCGAAAAATATCATTGCGGAATAGCTGTTGACCCTTATAATGAAGAAGAAATAAGGGCAGCAATTAATTATTTGAAATCTAATCCTGCAGAAGCAAAAAAAATGGGAGAAAACGGACGAAAAGCTGTTCAGGAAGAACTCAACTGGGGAAAGGAAGAAGAGAAACTGATTCGCCTTTATCAGGAGTTGCAGCCTGGAACCCCTTTAATCTAA
- a CDS encoding glycosyltransferase family 2 protein — MNNEQEKNFNELVSVITPAYNAEKFIHNTIKSVLAQTYSKWEMIVVDDCSTDSTVKIVREYMQQDERIKLIQLKKNSGPAVTRNTAIKNARGRYLAFLDSDDQWYPEKLEKQLKYMEENKIAFSFSSYEYMDEKGNPSGKTEPVPELVNYKDLLKQNMIGCLTVMLDTEKTGNIEMVNIRSRQDYTTWLNLTKRGIHAYGLQEVLARYRVVENSLSSNKFKMAKQNWKVYREIENLGLIKSIYYFIYYLFNKFKKYVL; from the coding sequence ATGAATAATGAGCAAGAGAAAAATTTTAACGAATTAGTATCAGTCATTACTCCGGCTTACAATGCGGAGAAATTCATTCACAATACAATTAAATCAGTACTTGCCCAGACGTACAGTAAATGGGAAATGATTGTTGTGGATGATTGTTCAACAGATTCAACGGTGAAAATTGTAAGAGAATATATGCAGCAGGATGAGAGAATAAAACTTATCCAGCTTAAGAAAAACAGTGGTCCGGCAGTAACAAGAAATACAGCTATAAAAAATGCACGAGGACGTTATCTTGCATTTCTGGACAGTGATGATCAATGGTACCCTGAGAAACTGGAAAAGCAGCTTAAATATATGGAAGAAAATAAAATCGCTTTTTCGTTTTCAAGTTACGAGTACATGGATGAAAAAGGGAACCCTTCTGGTAAAACAGAGCCAGTTCCTGAACTTGTAAATTATAAAGATCTATTAAAGCAAAATATGATTGGCTGCTTAACAGTAATGCTTGATACTGAGAAAACTGGGAACATTGAAATGGTTAATATTCGTTCCCGGCAGGATTATACTACCTGGCTGAACCTGACGAAAAGAGGAATACATGCCTATGGACTGCAGGAAGTGCTGGCCAGGTACCGGGTTGTAGAGAATTCATTATCAAGCAATAAGTTTAAAATGGCAAAACAGAACTGGAAAGTTTACAGGGAGATTGAGAATCTCGGCCTTATTAAAAGTATTTATTACTTTATTTATTATTTATTTAATAAATTCAAAAAATATGTCCTGTAA